From the Primulina tabacum isolate GXHZ01 chromosome 15, ASM2559414v2, whole genome shotgun sequence genome, one window contains:
- the LOC142526816 gene encoding triacylglycerol lipase 1 isoform X1 translates to MDVTVALFTSLLLSAAVTSAEDFSVDLNRRREPSTAGLCANVIQLLGFPCSEHTAQTKDGYILGLQRVASASGKKTGPPVLLIHGLFMGGDAWFMDSPNQSLGFILANRGFDVWVGNVRGTHWSYGHVSLLEKDKKFWDWSWQELALYDLGEMIHYVYSITNSKVFVVGHSQGTIMSLAAFTQPDIVKMVEAAALLCPISYLEHVNAPFVLRLVKMHLDEAILDIGIHELNFKSEWGTRIMDMMCDGHLDCDDMLTSITGKNCCFNSSRIDSYLEFEPHPSSSKNLHHLFQMIRKGTFSMYDYGIWKNLMRYNRLKPPVFDLSSIPNSLPIWMGYGGNDALADVADVQHTLKELGSKPNVLYLENYGHLDFLLSTKSKEDVYDSMVAFFSSLGTFSSY, encoded by the exons ATGGACGTTACTGTGGCGCTGTTCACTTCACTCCTCCTATCTGCCGCCGTCACTTCCGCTGAGGATTTCTCTGTTGACTTAAACCGCCGGCGTGAGCCATCTACAGCTGGATTGTGTGCAAACGTTATCCAACTCTTGGGATTCCCTTGTTCAGAACACact GCTCAAACAAAAGATGGATACATATTGGGTCTCCAGCGCGTTGCATCTGCTTCTGGAAAGAAAACAGGTCCTCCAGTTTTGCTTATTCACGGGCTTTTTATG GGTGGTGATGCGTGGTTCATGGACTCCCCAAATCAATCGTTGGGTTTTATCCTTGCCAATCGTGGTTTTGATGTCTGGGTTGGTAATGTGCGTGGGACACACTGGAGTTATGGCCATGTGTCGTTACTGGAGAAAGATAAG AAATTTTGGGATTGGAGCTGGCAGGAGCTGGCTCTTTACGATCTGGGGGAAATGATTCATTATGTGTATTCCATTACAAACTCCAAAGTCTTTGTTGTTGGACACTCACAG GGAACAATTATGTCTCTCGCTGCCTTTACTCAACCAGATATTGTAAAAATGGTTGAAGCTGCTGCACTTCTTTGTCCAATATCATACTTGGAACACGTCAATGCTCCATTTGTCCTTAGATTAGTTAAAATGCATCTTGACGAG GCAATTCTAGATATAGGCATTCATGAACTCAATTTCAAAAG TGAATGGGGCACTCGAATCATGGATATGATGTGTGATGGACACTTAGATTGTGATGATATGCTTACTTCTATTACAG GGAAGAATTGTTGCTTCAATAGCTCTCGGATTGATTCGTACCTTGAATTTGAACCTCATCCATCATCTTCCAAGAACTTGCACCATTTATTCCAGA TGATCCGTAAAGGAACTTTTTCAATGTACGACTATGGCATTTGGAAAAATCTGATGCGATACAACCGGTTAAAGCCACCAGTATTTGATCTGAGCTCCATACCCAACTCATTGCCAATTTGGATGGGCTATGGGGGAAATGATGCATTGGCAGATGTAGCTGATGTCCAGCACACCCTCAAGGAATTGGGATCGAAACCAAATGTGCTTTATCTTGAAAACTACGGCCATTTAGATTTCCTTTTGAGCACAAAATCTAAGGAAGACGTTTACGACAGTATGGTTGCATTTTTCAGCTCCCTAGGAACGTTCAGCAGTTATTGA
- the LOC142526816 gene encoding triacylglycerol lipase 1 isoform X2 — MDVTVALFTSLLLSAAVTSAEDFSVDLNRRREPSTAGLCANVIQLLGFPCSEHTGGDAWFMDSPNQSLGFILANRGFDVWVGNVRGTHWSYGHVSLLEKDKKFWDWSWQELALYDLGEMIHYVYSITNSKVFVVGHSQGTIMSLAAFTQPDIVKMVEAAALLCPISYLEHVNAPFVLRLVKMHLDEAILDIGIHELNFKSEWGTRIMDMMCDGHLDCDDMLTSITGKNCCFNSSRIDSYLEFEPHPSSSKNLHHLFQMIRKGTFSMYDYGIWKNLMRYNRLKPPVFDLSSIPNSLPIWMGYGGNDALADVADVQHTLKELGSKPNVLYLENYGHLDFLLSTKSKEDVYDSMVAFFSSLGTFSSY, encoded by the exons ATGGACGTTACTGTGGCGCTGTTCACTTCACTCCTCCTATCTGCCGCCGTCACTTCCGCTGAGGATTTCTCTGTTGACTTAAACCGCCGGCGTGAGCCATCTACAGCTGGATTGTGTGCAAACGTTATCCAACTCTTGGGATTCCCTTGTTCAGAACACact GGTGGTGATGCGTGGTTCATGGACTCCCCAAATCAATCGTTGGGTTTTATCCTTGCCAATCGTGGTTTTGATGTCTGGGTTGGTAATGTGCGTGGGACACACTGGAGTTATGGCCATGTGTCGTTACTGGAGAAAGATAAG AAATTTTGGGATTGGAGCTGGCAGGAGCTGGCTCTTTACGATCTGGGGGAAATGATTCATTATGTGTATTCCATTACAAACTCCAAAGTCTTTGTTGTTGGACACTCACAG GGAACAATTATGTCTCTCGCTGCCTTTACTCAACCAGATATTGTAAAAATGGTTGAAGCTGCTGCACTTCTTTGTCCAATATCATACTTGGAACACGTCAATGCTCCATTTGTCCTTAGATTAGTTAAAATGCATCTTGACGAG GCAATTCTAGATATAGGCATTCATGAACTCAATTTCAAAAG TGAATGGGGCACTCGAATCATGGATATGATGTGTGATGGACACTTAGATTGTGATGATATGCTTACTTCTATTACAG GGAAGAATTGTTGCTTCAATAGCTCTCGGATTGATTCGTACCTTGAATTTGAACCTCATCCATCATCTTCCAAGAACTTGCACCATTTATTCCAGA TGATCCGTAAAGGAACTTTTTCAATGTACGACTATGGCATTTGGAAAAATCTGATGCGATACAACCGGTTAAAGCCACCAGTATTTGATCTGAGCTCCATACCCAACTCATTGCCAATTTGGATGGGCTATGGGGGAAATGATGCATTGGCAGATGTAGCTGATGTCCAGCACACCCTCAAGGAATTGGGATCGAAACCAAATGTGCTTTATCTTGAAAACTACGGCCATTTAGATTTCCTTTTGAGCACAAAATCTAAGGAAGACGTTTACGACAGTATGGTTGCATTTTTCAGCTCCCTAGGAACGTTCAGCAGTTATTGA
- the LOC142525792 gene encoding uncharacterized protein LOC142525792, translated as MSVAEYAYSFYAMLRYAPHVATSQVAVVEMEIAKRAETSLKRSGNRVPTQHHQSGRQQFSSSGSASLRPRGKQFKKPGSSSSSSGSSGNRGGYRYSGPYCDHCGGKHSSNQCVGVQRVCNNCGRPGHFARVCPSKTGKSAQAGSGAQSKRIPAASQSSHQPIRPSHQSRGQGGQQNQSSVHVFALTEDEAQAAPGTVITGNCNLCSFIARVLFDTGASHSFVSHAFVVSHDLRTISMNSNLSVAIPMGKMIITDNVVFNAVLFHDENVLYLNLIVLPMHDFDCIVGMDVLTANRATVDSYQGIARFRASFAPKWNFYGRGSQAKIPLVSAIEMNRLLESGHEEEIPGFPPEREVEFSIELMPGTEPISRAPYRLAPVELKELKEQLKDLLSKAAIVFALKIWRHYLFGEQFYQPEKVNVIADALSRKVVDISLSSIHVSKLREDICTSGLDFQIQGNAVCVSQISVEPELIQIVKSARKTDDQVLKSYELVSQGHQSGFSIHSDDSLRLNGRLQVKAERMRPGGLLHSLEVPQWNWEHVAMDFVTHLPRTSRHFDAIWVIVDRLSKSAHFIPYERTYSYKKMARLYIENVVRLHGVPTDGQTERTIQTLEDLLRAAVMDFKDSWQEALPLVEFSYNNSFQEMHDKVQLIRQRMKAAQDRQASYANRRRRRQEFQVGDFVFMRISPFRGVVRFGMRVFVWHPRCFPCFYVA; from the exons ATGTCAGTTGCGGAGTATGCATATTCTTTTTATGCTATGTTGAGAtatgctcctcatgttgctaCAAGTCAGGTTGCGGTTGTCGAAA TGGAAATAGCAAAAAGGGCTGAAACTAGTCTTAAGAGGAGTGGTAATCGAGTTCCTACCCAACATCATCAGTCGGGGAGGCAACAATTCAGTTCATCTGGTTCTGCATCTCTTCGTCCACGTGGAAAGCAATTTAAGAAGCCTGGTTCTAGTTCTTCGAGTTCAGGGAGTTCAGGGAACCGTGGTGGATATCGTTATAGTGGACCTTATTGTGATCACTGTGGGGGCAAGCATTCCAGTAATCAGTGTGTTGGAGTTCAAAGGGTTTGTAATAATTGTGGTCGGCCAGGtcattttgctagagtctgtcctaGTAAGACGGGGAAATCAGCCCAGGCAGGTAGTGGAGCTCAAAGTAAAAGAATTCCAGCAGCGTCCCAGTCTTCCCATCAGCCTATTCGCCCTTCGCATCAGAGCAGAGGGCAAGGTGGTCAACAGAATCAGTCATCTGTTCAtgtatttgcattgactgaGGATGAGGCTCAGGCAGCTCCAGGTACTGTCATTACTGGTAACTGTAATCTATGTAGTTTTATAGCGCGAGTGTTATTTGATACTGGAGCATCTCATTCCTTTGTTTCTCATGCATTCGTTGTTTCGCATGATCTTCGCACCATTAGTATGAATTCCAATCTATCTGTTGCTATTCCGATGGGCAAAATGATTATCACTGATAATGTGGTGTTCAATGCGGTTTTGTTTcacgatgaaaatgttctgtatCTGAATCTCATAGTCCTACCTATgcatgactttgattgtatcgtTGGTATGGATGTTTTGACTGCAAATCGTGCCACTGTTGACTCTTATCAAGGAATAGCTCGTTTCAGAGCTAGCTTTGCTCCTAAATGGAATTTCTATGGTCGTGGTTCTCAAGCCAAGATTCCTCTAGTTTCTGCCATTGAGATGAATCGATTGTTAGAGTCTGGTCATGAAG AAGAGATTCCTGGTTTTCCACCAGAACGAGAAGTTGAGTTCAGTATCGAATTAATGCCAGGAACGGAACCCATATCTCGAGCACCATATCGTTTAGCCCCTGTTGAgctgaaagaactgaaagaacaattaaaagatttattgAGTAAAG cTGCTATCGTTTTTGCTctcaagatttggagacattatttgtttggggaGCAATTt TATCAACCGGAAAAAGTGAATGTcattgccgatgctttgagtcgtAAGGTTGTTGATATTAGTTTATCCTCGATTCATGTTTCTAAGTTACGAGAGGATATTTGCACTTCTGGgttggattttcaaatccaaGGTAATGCTGTTTGTGTATCTCAGATTTCTGTTGAGCCAGAGTTGATTCAGATTGTAAAGTCAGCTCGGAAAACTGATGATCAAGTTCTGAAATCTTATGAGTTAGTATCTCAAGGACACCAATCTGGTTTCTCAATTCACTCAGATGATTCTCTTCGATTGAATGGTAGATTG caagtcaaagcggAACGAATGAGACCAGGAGGATTACTGCATAGTCTTGAGGTTCCTCAGTGGAACTGGGAGCACGTAGCTATGGATTTTGTCACGCATTTGCCACGTACTTCTCGTCATTtcgatgccatttgggtgattgtcgaCAGATTATCTAAATCGGCACACTTTATTCCGTATGAGAGGACATATTCGTATAAGAAAATGGCTCGTCTGTATATTGAAAAtgttgtgagacttcatggagttcca acagatggtcagacagAGCGTACGATCCAGACACTCGAGGATCTGCTTCGAGCAGCGGTCATGGATTTTAAAGACAGCTGGCAGGAAGCTTTACCATTAGTAGAATTTtcatataacaacagtttccag GAAATGCATGATAAAGTCCAGTTGATTCGTCAAAGAATGAAAGCTGCTCAAGATCGGCAAGCTAGTTATGCTAACAGACGTCGTCGACGTCAAGAATTTCAAGTTGGAGATTTTGTGTTTATGAGAATCTCTCCGTTTAGAGGTGTTGTTCGTTTTGGTATGAGAG TCTTTGTCTGGCATCCACGATGTTttccatgtttctatgttgcgtAA
- the LOC142527293 gene encoding uncharacterized protein LOC142527293, translated as MLPTSSSAKGRSGAHARPNSVLPQYLRRIVKWQQMDIEYTFWQMLHLCTSPKVVYQHTKYHKQTKNQWARDDPAFVVIFSLLLSVATMGYCAAYDHSAGHAIFVVISVLLFHFLVTGTILATCFWLLTNNYLREEALNSHVVEQRVEWLYSFDVHLNSFFPMFVLLYVVHYFLSPLLLAHGFVPVLLSNLLFMVGTSYYHYLNYLGYDVLPFLERTTLFLYPIGIVLVLFPILILSGFNPSRYFMNMYFSQLH; from the exons ATGCTGCCCACCTCTTCATCGGCGAAGGGGCGTTCGGGTGCTCATGCCCGACCCAATTCGGTCCTTCCCCAGTACCTCCGCAGAATAGTCAAG TGGCAACAAATGGATATTGAATATACTTTCTGGCAAATGCTTCATCTATGCACTTCACCAAAAGTTGT ATATCAACACACCAAATATCACAAGC AAACAAAGAACCAATGGGCACGTGATGATCCTGCATTTGTTGTGATATTTAGTCTCCTTTTGTCAGTTGCTACTATGGGTTATTGTGCTGC GTATGATCATAGTGCAGGACATGCTATTTTTGTGGTTATTTCAGTATTGCTTTTCCATTTCCTTGTGACAGGCACAATTTTGGCTACTTGTTTTTG GCTCTTGACTAACAATTATCTTCGAGAAGAAGCTCTAAACAGTCATGTGGTGGAGCAACGGGTGGAATG GTTGTATTCTTTTGATGTACATCTCAACTCTTTCTTCCCTATGTTTGTGCTGCTATACG TTGTTCATTATTTTCTCTCACCCCTTCTACTGGCTCATGGTTTTGTTCCGGTGTTACTATCCAATTTGCTCTTCATGGTGGGAACTTCCTACTACCATTACCTAAATTATTTGGGTTATGATG TATTACCCTTCTTGGAGAGGACCACGTTGTTCCTATATCCAATTGGCATCGTCCTTGTGCTCTTTCCCATCT TAATTTTGAGTGGATTCAATCCATCAAGATATTTCATGAACATGTACTTTAGCCAATTGCACTAG